From Aquificaceae bacterium:
GACATGCTCATAGGGGTCAAGTAGGAGGTCTTTGAGGAGCTTTCTCAAATATCTGGCGTTGAGGATAGCGTATTTTGAAACCAAGTCTATCTGCGAGCCGTAAGAGAGTATATAAGCCAAAGCCCTTACAAAGACACCTACATGTCCATAGAAGGCAAGGAGCTTACCCACGCTTTTGGGTCTATCCCAGTCAAGTTTGTATTTACCATCCTCAAAGACCACATGAGGGACAGGGAGGTAGTCTACGAGCCTTTCTGAGACACCTACCGCACCACCACCTGGACCACCACCACCATGAGGTGTGGAAAAGGTCTTATGAAGATTAAAATGCATCACATCCACACCCCACTCCCCTGGTCTTGCAATCCCCACAAGGGCATTCATGTTAGCACCGTCCATATACAAAAGAGCATCCCTTTCATGAAGAGCGTCCGCTATTTCCCTTATCCTTCTCTCAAATATACCCAAAGTGTTAGGGTTCGTTATCATGAGGCATGCGGTCTCATCGCTTAGTTTTTTCTGAAAGTCTTCCCAATCAAGCTCTCCCTCTTTGTTGCTCCTTACCGTTATTACCTCAAAACCACACAAGGAAGCGGTTGCAGGGTTTGTGCCGTGAGAGGTGTCTGGAACGAGGACCTTTCTCTTATGGAAGTTCCCCCTATCTCTGTGATAGGCAAGTATCATTAAAAGACCCAGAAGCTCTCCATGAGCCCCTGCCGCAGGTTGTAGAGAAACCTCTCTAAAGCCACCTATTTCTTTGAGAAGCTCCTTTAGTTCATACATAAGCTTTAAAGTTCCCTGAGCATAGTCTTCTGGCGTCATAGGGTGCAGGTTCAAAAAACCCTCAAGGCTTGCAAGCTCTTCGTTTATTCTTGGGTTATACTTCATAGTGCAAGAGCCAAGAGGAACCATGGTGGTATCTATGGCATAGTTAAGTTGAGAAAGCCTTGTATAATGCCTTACCACATCAAGCTCGGAGACCTCTGGAAATTTAAGGTCTTCTCGGAAGTATTCACCAAGATGCTCTTTAAGGTTAACCTCTTCTACGTCCAACTCTGGCAGGCGATAGCCCCTTCTTCCCTTTGAAGAGAGCTCAAAGATTAGCATTCTGTAATTATACACCTTATATTTTTATTTTATCTGTCATGGTTGAGGTAAAAAACGCTTATAGAGGCTATGCCTTCTTGGTGGCTTCCTTTCTCCTCTTTACCGCCACCGTTATAGTTGGACTCTTTCACCTTGAGGAGAGAGGCATTCTTTACTTTGCCCTCCTTGGTGGCACGTCCGCCCTTTTCACCTTTGCCCTTTTCTCATACGCCTTGAGCGTCTACAGTTTCCTAAAAGAAGAATATGCGAAGAAAAAAAGTCTCTGGACCTTTCTCTTTGACTTCCTTGCAGACCTCAGACTTGCCATTTTTATAATGATACTCCTTGCCATTTTCTCTATGCTTGGCTCCACTTACGTTCAGCAAAACCAACCTATAGAGTTTTACCTTGACAGGTTTGGTGCGGATATAGGCTATTGGCTTTGGAGACTTTGGATAACGGATGTTTTCCGGTCATGGTATTACATCGGACTAATAGTGCTCCTTGCCATAAACCTCATAGCCTGCTCCTACAAAAGACTTCCAAGAGTATGGGTCCAGACCTTTACAAAGGAAAGGTTTCAGAGGTTGGATGAAAACATGGAAAGACACCTAAAAGCCATATCCATAGAGGTAAACCCTTCAAAGGAAAAGGTAGCACGCTTTTTGGGAAAGCTCGGATTTAGGGTTTTTATGGAAGAGGAGGGCGGAAGGACTTACTTTTATGGAGAAAAAGGAAGGTATGCTCGTCTCGGCGTTTATGTGGTTCACATAGGTCTCCTTGTTATAATGGCGGGTGGACTAATAGATGCCATATGGGGCATAAGGGGAACAGTTATAATTCCCGAGGGCTCAAGGAGTGATACCCTATTCATACCTGCCAAAGAGAAAGCTATAAAGCTACCTTTTCAGATAGAGTTGGAGGACTTCAGAATAGTTAGCTACGAAGAGGAGTTTCAAAGAAAGGGAAAAACTAAAGAAACGCCTTTCAAAGATGCTATAGCGAGCTTTGAAAGCGATATAAGGATAATTCAGGATGGAAAAATTGTCGCGGAAGGCATGACCGCAGTAAACTCTCCCTTTGACTTCGGCACATATAGAATATTTCAAGCAACCTATGGACTAACAGGAGATGCAGGCAGGGCAAAGATTGCCATTTTTGACAAGAAGCTCGCACCCCAAGACCCAAGGAAGGCTTTTGTTGGAGAAGTGGAGCTAAGAGCTGGAAAAGTGTCC
This genomic window contains:
- a CDS encoding cytochrome c biogenesis protein ResB is translated as MVEVKNAYRGYAFLVASFLLFTATVIVGLFHLEERGILYFALLGGTSALFTFALFSYALSVYSFLKEEYAKKKSLWTFLFDFLADLRLAIFIMILLAIFSMLGSTYVQQNQPIEFYLDRFGADIGYWLWRLWITDVFRSWYYIGLIVLLAINLIACSYKRLPRVWVQTFTKERFQRLDENMERHLKAISIEVNPSKEKVARFLGKLGFRVFMEEEGGRTYFYGEKGRYARLGVYVVHIGLLVIMAGGLIDAIWGIRGTVIIPEGSRSDTLFIPAKEKAIKLPFQIELEDFRIVSYEEEFQRKGKTKETPFKDAIASFESDIRIIQDGKIVAEGMTAVNSPFDFGTYRIFQATYGLTGDAGRAKIAIFDKKLAPQDPRKAFVGEVELRAGKVSEFKNMLLAIDRSTLNIEDEQKGFEGELKPALVIKVLMDGKAYDVPVVYSPELTVFAQSVIPQLAEFPYVFFLVDFEPQFFSGLQVSRQPGTPLIWLGSILVVGGMILAFYTVHRKVWARLEGNTLKVAFWSHKFKEEFKRSFLKSLEELKHENPSHGKEPNTS
- the gcvPB gene encoding aminomethyl-transferring glycine dehydrogenase subunit GcvPB, whose product is MLIFELSSKGRRGYRLPELDVEEVNLKEHLGEYFREDLKFPEVSELDVVRHYTRLSQLNYAIDTTMVPLGSCTMKYNPRINEELASLEGFLNLHPMTPEDYAQGTLKLMYELKELLKEIGGFREVSLQPAAGAHGELLGLLMILAYHRDRGNFHKRKVLVPDTSHGTNPATASLCGFEVITVRSNKEGELDWEDFQKKLSDETACLMITNPNTLGIFERRIREIADALHERDALLYMDGANMNALVGIARPGEWGVDVMHFNLHKTFSTPHGGGGPGGGAVGVSERLVDYLPVPHVVFEDGKYKLDWDRPKSVGKLLAFYGHVGVFVRALAYILSYGSQIDLVSKYAILNARYLRKLLKDLLLDPYEHVPCMHEFVLSAQNLLKWDVKAMDVAKALLDRGFYAPTVYFPLTVREALMIEPTETESPRTLERFAKALEEIVKTAQENPEHLKSSPHRTPVRRIKEAEANRKPILRASLA